The window CCCAACACTTTCTCGTCGGCGGCGACTGGGGTCGGGAGAACGAGGTGAACTCGCACCGCTATCGGATCGAAGCGCGGTACGAAGGAACGAGCCTGGACCGGCACGGCTTCCTCCTCGACATCAGCGACATCGACGAGAGGTTGGACGGCCTGGTGAATCGCTACCGGGACCGCACCCTCAACGA of the Pseudomonadota bacterium genome contains:
- a CDS encoding 6-carboxytetrahydropterin synthase, giving the protein QHFLVGGDWGRENEVNSHRYRIEARYEGTSLDRHGFLLDISDIDERLDGLVNRYRDRTLNELPEFEGLNPSVENFAQIVSDLLLVTTPNIRALEVTIWEDDNASAAYRRPLDAGSRPESL